Proteins from a genomic interval of Musa acuminata AAA Group cultivar baxijiao chromosome BXJ1-9, Cavendish_Baxijiao_AAA, whole genome shotgun sequence:
- the LOC135593508 gene encoding transcription factor SRM1-like isoform X2: protein MEEESCGSSWTREQEKAFENALATHPEDCSDRWEKIAADVPGKTIEEVKDHYELLVEDINDIESGRIPLPCYPSSSEGGDHANDGGSGKKGGNPHGDPGHTGKASRSDQERRKGIAWTEDEHRLFLLGLEKYGKGDWRSISRNFVISRTPTQVASHAQKYFIRLNSMNKERRRTSIHDITSVVNGDVSAPQGPITGQNIGSVASTGKSIKQSPQSSSGAPGVGMYGTTIGQPVGGPLTAVGTPVNLPVPGAPHMAYGMRAPVSGTVVPGAPVNTPPIPHPMPPASSNR, encoded by the exons ATGGAAGAAGAAAGCTGCGGTTCATCATGGACGAGGGAGCAGGAAAAAGCGTTCGAGAATGCCTTGGCAACTCACCCTGAGGATTGCAGTGACCGGTGGGAGAAGATTGCAGCTGATGTGCCTGGGAAAACCATCGAGGAAGTGAAGGACCACTATGAGCTTCTAGTTGAGGATATCAATGACATCGAGTCTGGTAGAATCCCTCTACCCTGCTACCCCTCTTCCTCGGAAGGTGGTGACCATGCTAATGATGGTGGTAGTGGTAAAAAGGGAGGAAACCCACATGGTGATCCCGGTCACACTGGGAAGGCATCGAGGTCAGATCAAGAACGCAGAAAGGGGATAGCTTGGACCGAGGATGAACACAG ATTGTTTCTTCTTGGACTTGAAAAATATGGCAAAGGTGATTGGAGGAGCATTTCTCGAAACTTTGTAATATCGAGAACACCTACGCAGGTCGCAAGCCATGCACAGAAATACTTCATTCGTTTGAATTCCATGAACAAAGAGCGCCGAAGGACCAGCATCCATGATATCACCAGTGTCGTCAATGGCGATGTATCAGCTCCTCAGGGGCCAATCACCGGACAGAATATCGGGTCGGTTGCAAGTACAGGGAAATCTATCAAGCAATCTCCTCAGTCATCAAGTGGTGCTCCTGGTGTTGGCATGTATGGAACCACCATTGGACAGCCTGTTGGTGGTCCTCTCACAGCAGTAGGTACTCCAGTTAATCTTCCTGTTCCTGGAGCACCTCATATGGCCTACGGCATGCGGGCCCCAGTTTCTGGAACTGTGGTCCCTGGTGCCCCAGTGAACACCCCACCAATTCCACACCCAATGCCTCCAGCATCATCCAACAGATAG
- the LOC103998512 gene encoding GEM-like protein 7, with amino-acid sequence MKNTNHDQAVGIPIRSITAEMVGKSQLNRLCLQSTSYNSQYEQKVDSPIAWMSKFSKKADSYVKGIKDHVSLGPKISEIVKGKLSLGAKILQAGGIERVYRQNFSVEKGEKLLQAFQCYLSTTAGPIAGLLFISTHKIAFRSDRSIRITSPRGPLARVPYKVLIPVGRVKRASLCEDSQKPNQKYIQVVTVDEFEFWFMGFFSYQRSLKYLRRAISRSQGVLQ; translated from the exons ATGAAGAACACAAACCATGATCAAGCTGTAGGCATTCCTATTAGGTCGATCACAGCAGAAATGGTTGGAAAATCTCAGCTCAACAGACTCTGTCTGCAATCCACTTCATACAACTCCCAGTATGAACAAA AAGTGGATTCACCTATTGCTTGGATGAGCAAGTTCAGCAAAAAGGCAGACAGCTATGTTAAGGGCATCAAAGATCATG TGAGTTTAGGACCCAAAATCTCAGAGATTGTGAAGGGAAAACTGAGCCTGGGTGCAAAGATTCTTCAAGCCGGAGGTATTGAGAGAGTTTACAGGCAAAATTTCTCAGttgaaaaaggagaaaagctgctgCAAGCATTCCAGTGCTATCTGTCAACCACAGCTGGTCCTATAGCAGGACTGCTCTTTATTTCAACACACAAGATTGCTTTCAGGAGTGATAGATCCATCAGAATCACTTCTCCCAGAGGACCTTTGGCCAGAGTTCCTTACAAG GTTTTGATCCCAGTAGGCAGGGTGAAAAGAGCCAGCCTCTGTGAGGACTCACAAAAGCCTAACCAAAAATATATCCAAGTAGTGACTGTGGATGAATTTGAGTTCTGGTTTATGGGATTCTTCAGCTACCAAAGATCCTTGAAGTATCTAAGAAGAGCAATTTCAAGATCACAAGGAGTTCTGCAGTAA
- the LOC135593508 gene encoding transcription factor SRM1-like isoform X1: MEEESCGSSWTREQEKAFENALATHPEDCSDRWEKIAADVPGKTIEEVKDHYELLVEDINDIESGRIPLPCYPSSSEGGDHANDGGSGKKGGNPHGDPGHTGKASRSDQERRKGIAWTEDEHRFCRTFYSRLFLLGLEKYGKGDWRSISRNFVISRTPTQVASHAQKYFIRLNSMNKERRRTSIHDITSVVNGDVSAPQGPITGQNIGSVASTGKSIKQSPQSSSGAPGVGMYGTTIGQPVGGPLTAVGTPVNLPVPGAPHMAYGMRAPVSGTVVPGAPVNTPPIPHPMPPASSNR; encoded by the exons ATGGAAGAAGAAAGCTGCGGTTCATCATGGACGAGGGAGCAGGAAAAAGCGTTCGAGAATGCCTTGGCAACTCACCCTGAGGATTGCAGTGACCGGTGGGAGAAGATTGCAGCTGATGTGCCTGGGAAAACCATCGAGGAAGTGAAGGACCACTATGAGCTTCTAGTTGAGGATATCAATGACATCGAGTCTGGTAGAATCCCTCTACCCTGCTACCCCTCTTCCTCGGAAGGTGGTGACCATGCTAATGATGGTGGTAGTGGTAAAAAGGGAGGAAACCCACATGGTGATCCCGGTCACACTGGGAAGGCATCGAGGTCAGATCAAGAACGCAGAAAGGGGATAGCTTGGACCGAGGATGAACACAG GTTCTGCCGAACATTCTACTCCAG ATTGTTTCTTCTTGGACTTGAAAAATATGGCAAAGGTGATTGGAGGAGCATTTCTCGAAACTTTGTAATATCGAGAACACCTACGCAGGTCGCAAGCCATGCACAGAAATACTTCATTCGTTTGAATTCCATGAACAAAGAGCGCCGAAGGACCAGCATCCATGATATCACCAGTGTCGTCAATGGCGATGTATCAGCTCCTCAGGGGCCAATCACCGGACAGAATATCGGGTCGGTTGCAAGTACAGGGAAATCTATCAAGCAATCTCCTCAGTCATCAAGTGGTGCTCCTGGTGTTGGCATGTATGGAACCACCATTGGACAGCCTGTTGGTGGTCCTCTCACAGCAGTAGGTACTCCAGTTAATCTTCCTGTTCCTGGAGCACCTCATATGGCCTACGGCATGCGGGCCCCAGTTTCTGGAACTGTGGTCCCTGGTGCCCCAGTGAACACCCCACCAATTCCACACCCAATGCCTCCAGCATCATCCAACAGATAG